The genomic stretch CTGGGACTTAGAATCAGAGTCGGGCATGGGGTCTTAATCCCAAGGCCTGAGACAGAGCTTTTAGTAGAAGAAGCCATAAAGATAGAGACAAGAGACAAGAGACAAGAGACAAGTAAATATAATAACTCGTCACTCGTCACTCGTCACTCGTCTCTTGAAAAGTCACTCGTCACTTGTCACTCGTCTCTTGAAAAGTCACTCGTCACTCGTCACTTGTCACTGAAAATCCTCGACCTCTGCACTGGAAGTGGATGTATTGCAATTGCCTTAGCAAAAAAGTTCCCTGAGGCACAGGTTTACGGTACTGATACGTCTGAGATTGCGCTTGGATATGCAGAAAAGAACGCAGAAATAAATGGGGTCAAAAATGTAACATTTCTCAAAGGCCCATTATTTCAGCCAATTGCAAAACTCGGCCATTTTGACCTTATTGTCTCAAATCCACCATACATCGTCTCACAGGAAATTAAAGG from Nitrospirota bacterium encodes the following:
- a CDS encoding peptide chain release factor N(5)-glutamine methyltransferase gives rise to the protein LGLRIRVGHGVLIPRPETELLVEEAIKIETRDKRQETSKYNNSSLVTRHSSLEKSLVTCHSSLEKSLVTRHLSLKILDLCTGSGCIAIALAKKFPEAQVYGTDTSEIALGYAEKNAEINGVKNVTFLKGPLFQPIAKLGHFDLIVSNPPYIVSQEIKGLPQEIKDWEPLNALDGGTDGLDFYRAIINDAGKFLSESGCIALELGAGQADKVAGIMLSAGFSEIKISRDYAGIERIVISQKPASQRQEALRHRGIRHG